The following DNA comes from Hordeum vulgare subsp. vulgare chromosome 3H, MorexV3_pseudomolecules_assembly, whole genome shotgun sequence.
TTTCCATATATTTTGCCCAAAAaccaaaaatagcaaatattcggtcaagcgctctctctctctctcttgttagaTAATCTTGTTTACGTTGCTATGTTTAGATGTGTGTGATCAGCGTTGCCGTGGAAAGTTAGCAGTGTCCTAGTGGTAGGCTGTATCCGGTGCGTGTAGTTTGAGTCCAAGTCGGTTCAGACTTTGTAGTAGGCAGGTTTTGGCTTAGAGGTACAGGACCAAGAGTACTAGTCGTTGTACGTATTAGGTTAGGTTAATTGATGACGTTTTTGATAGACGAAATATTAGACGTCCGACTAGGTTTGGTACTAGTCTCATACGTGTTCTAGTAGTGCTTGTAATCAGATGTAGAAGTACTAGTAGGATACGTGTGTGGCTATTGCCTTGCATTGGCTGAGTTGGTGTCCGTATAAGACTTGGTCTGATGCGTTGGTTGGTTTGGCTGTGTATATATATACACACGACCATGACCTTGAGTTGAGATAGAAGGAAGCAATAAAAGGGAAAATTAGGACACGACAAGGGCCCTTGGCTACAAGATTTTGTGTGCGCGTGTTTATCGTGATTTAATGTAATCGATCCTGAGGGTTGAgttccaacaattggtatcagagcaaggtcgagGTGAAGCTATGCTTGCCCCGGGGAGGTGACCCGACTAGCGCCTCGGGGCGGGCTATATGGTCGCTGGGTGGTGCAGCGACGAGGAGCGGCGGGCAATGGTCGTTCGTGGAGCGACGGATGAAGAGGTTCAGGAGATCGTCGTTCGGCGAAGCGGCAAGGAGGGACAGTGGGCGGTCGTCGGCAAGGCGGTGGAAGAAAATCGTTGATGGGAGCGATGGTGCCGAGGTGCGGTGCCGAGAAGCCATCAAGGTCATCATCCAAGGGAATAGGAGTCAAGGAGTCGTGCGGGTTGGGACATCTCGGTCGTCGTGTCAGTGAGTCGTCGGCGTCGTCATGTCAAAGTGCTCGTCTTGGTGATGATTCGTTGGAGTTGAAGCGGTGTGCACGGTGTTCCGTGAGTCATATCCATGTCCTCGTGGAGCGTCCTGGTTGCGGCCAGTATGGATTCGGTGTGATGCCGAAGGCGGACGATGGTAGGCGAAGCCATCGTAAAGCGAGGAGGTGTGCGAGTAGTGGAGAGTGGATCTACTACAAGCAAGTACAAAGAGTATGGTGCGGACCGAGTGCAAGGCAGCGGCCAAGCAATGGCGGTGGCACAACATTGTAGAGCAAGGAGGTTCTACATGTTTCCAGACGGGTCATACTCAATGTACGGATATGATGGTTAGTCGATGTATGGACAAGTCGTGAGTCAACATCGAGTCAAGATCAGGAGGAGCATTGAAGACAAGAGTCAAGATTAGGAGGAGAATGTTAGATAATCTTGTTTACGTTGCTATGTTTAGATGTGTGTGATCAGCGTTGCCGTGGAAAGTTAGCAGTGTCCTAGTGGTAGGCTGTATCCGGTGCGTGTAGTTGAGTCCAAGTCGGTTCAGACTTTGCAGTAGGCAGGTTTTGGCTTAGAGGTACAGGACCAAGAGTACTAGTCGTTGTACGTATTAGGTTAGGTTAATTGATGACGTTTTTGGTAGACGAAATATTAGACGTCCGACTAGGTTTGGTACTAGTCTCATACGTGTTCTAGTAGTGTTTGTAATCAGATGTAGAAGTACTAGTAGGATACGTGTGTGGCTATTGCCTTGCATTGGCTGAGTTGGTGTCCGTATAAGACTTGGTCTGATGCGTTGGTTGGTTTGGCTGTGTATATATATACACACGACCATGACCTTGAGTTGAGATAGAAGGAAGCAATAAAAGGGAAAATTAGGACACGACAAGGGCCCTTGGCTACAAGATTTTGTGTGCGCGTGTTTATCGTGATTTAATGTAGTCGATCCTGAGGGTTGAGTTCCAACATCTCTCTCccttccccccctctctctctctctctctctctctctctctctctctctctctctctctctctctctctctctctctctctctctctctctctctctctctctctctctctctctctctctctcggtaggGTTTCAAAaggtgaagatcttttgtactaaGTAGTTTCATATATTAAGAAATGGACACATTCAAATATTATACAATCAGTGAACAAACTTAtctgatttcattttgttgagattATGGTATTGAAAACCCTTTGAGGAAGGGTAAAAACGTACACCAAAAAGAGTCACCCCGTGGTATTCTCATCATCAAATTGTTTGTCTGAAAAAAAATTGTCACTCTGTTAAACCGCCTACAGGTATTCTCATCATCTACGTTGAAAAAGGTGTGATAGCacccgggtgcctaggcaccctctatgaaaagtaaaataaaaaaaataaaaaacaaaattaaaaaaatctgaaactttgcagcatcaaagatgatcaaacttTGTACATTTTTGCAAATTATCATGCCAAAATATCTTATAGAGAAATATGTATAAACAAGTTTCAGATTTTGATGCTAAAAGTGTTCaaaacttcaagcactgaaatcTTTTTCATGTGTAGAGCTCCATGAATAGTTTTTTGACATGAAAATTTGTAAACACCTAtaaagtttcatcatcattgaTGCTgctaagtttcagaattttttgattttaatttctatttatttgattttactgttcatagagggtgcctaaGCACCCGGGAGCTAAAAATCCACTCTCATCTACGTTTCTTAGCTAGAGAAGAAGGGGATTGACATTTCAGGCATCCATCACAATTCACAAGGAGCGATTGATGAGGCCACGCACGACGACCAAACCCAGGAAGAGCAGGTGATCCGCCTCCGGCGGCACCGTCAGCGTCAGCACGTCCTCCCCCAGCACCACTCCCGCCGGCGTCTGCTTCCTAGCCACCTCAGCCACGACCGTGCCATCGACGCCGCTGACTTTGTACTCCGACTTACGCACACAGCACCCGTCGACCCTGTAGCACGTTCCCGCGCCACCGTGCATCCCCACAGCGGCCCCGCCCTTCTCGGCCCGGCGCACAGTGAACCACGGCGTTGATTCCTCGTCCTCGTGGCCGTTGTGGGTGCACCGGCAGACCTCCCACCTCCTGAACACGCCAAATCCCTTGCGTCTGATCCTGATGAGGGCGTTGCCGGCGCGGTCCATGAAGAAGACCTCGCGGCCGCCCCTGCAGCCGTAGTTGTCGACGCGGAAGGCGACCGCGCCGTCGGGGCCGTACACCGTGCAGCCGTTGCCGTTGAAGACCAGCGACTTCATCCACACCGTGTACGCCCGCTGGCTCCGTTGATAGTCCGAGGGCGACTGTGAGGCTGCGGCAGCGAGGGGCTGGATCTTGGCCATTGCCGGAGAGATTGCTGTGCTTGAACGTTGCGACGAGATGAGCTGAGATGTTGGGATGGTGGGCGTCAGTGGCTGGTTTGCCCTATTTATAGGTGCTTCTATTCTGTTAACCATCGGAGGGTGTCTGAATCATTAGTTTATGCGCTGTACGCGTCACTGGTTAGGATAGAATAGTGCTACACCGTAGTAGTTTATGCTCAATCTAGCACTGCACTAGTAAGCATGCAGTTGCCGCCACGTTTAAATAGTGTGTTGTTTGTTTGGGCTAAAACCTTTTAGCATCACATGGCAATACCACATAGCCACACAGGTTAAGGAAACTTTCAGAAATActtcctctgtaaagaaatactaatgatctaaacacttttatatttctttatagAGGGAGTAATATTAATTCTTAATATTTTATATGCACAGTTTTGCTATTTCTCAGGTATCTAACTCTTTTCGTTGCTTCAATATGTTGAGGTCAGACCTTCTAGAGAAGAAACAACCCCAGTATCTACTTTAAGGGAAAACCATAGCCTCATTTATCTGTCTTAGTTAGGGAAATCAATGGTCTCGTTATCTATCTTTGGAATGGGGGCACAGGACATCGCCGGAGCTGTTCACTAGTGCGGTGGGGCATAGAGGGATGGTCGGGCAGCAGCCAACACGGCGGTGGAGAGAAGTCGAGGGGAGGGCGTGGAGGTAGGTGGTTAGGCCCTGGTTGGCCGATGGTTCCACGACCGTTGGATGATGATCTGACGGCCACCGATGAAAGTGACTGATAAAACATGTTTTTCAGGTACGTACGTGATAAAGAGACGATCCCATGTATGTGATGATACATTGCATTTGCACAGAAGACATCATTATCTAGGAGCATGTGAAAGAAGAATACATATACATGTGGCGGAACAGTTCAAAGTTTGGCTTCTTCACTTGCACACATGGTATAGCTTCCAAAGTTTATAAGAATAAAATTGTTACCACTCCTAAGTTCTATTTACCACATGCATGTGTATTGTAGGATTAGGGTCTGCTTCGACTAGGTTAAATAACAAGCAATCCAAGCAGGCCCAGGTGTCAATTTTGTGTGCTGCCAAAGAaacaaacacacaaaaaaatcGACTCAGTCCAAGCGCCATCACATTTAATTTGCAAATGTATGTGAAAAGGAAGGACTGGTATGATGGATACATGCA
Coding sequences within:
- the LOC123440769 gene encoding protein LURP-one-related 11-like produces the protein MAKIQPLAAAASQSPSDYQRSQRAYTVWMKSLVFNGNGCTVYGPDGAVAFRVDNYGCRGGREVFFMDRAGNALIRIRRKGFGVFRRWEVCRCTHNGHEDEESTPWFTVRRAEKGGAAVGMHGGAGTCYRVDGCCVRKSEYKVSGVDGTVVAEVARKQTPAGVVLGEDVLTLTVPPEADHLLFLGLVVVRGLINRSL